The genomic stretch TTGATTCCTAGGCGTAGTGCTTCTTCCTCTATGCCGCCTATTGGTACTCGTGTAGTAGGGTTGACCCACAATACAGACCCATAGGTGTAACCTTTCGCTCAATACTCGAATCAACAATTGAAGCATCTGAGGTTGCATTAATCGGGGATACACGACAGAAGGAATTGCTTTATTTATAAACTTCACCTTCAACAAGCGTAGATTTCTTTTTTGTTTTCAATAGCCTTTTTTCTATTCTGAATAATGTGTCTTTTTCCTAAGACTGAGAGTGGTAAAGTAAATAAAAAAGTAAATAATAAATAAAGGAAAATATATATATAATAATAATCAAATCGCACCATCTCTGTAATAAGTAAATGCCTCTTTTTCTCCTGAAGTTGTCGGAATTATTCGTAATAAGATATTGGCTACAATTGAAAAGGTCTTATCAATAAAATTTCCATTTATCTGCGATCTAGGCATAGGTAGCAATCCATTCTATAACTCTTTTCATTACCCCTCGTGAGAAAATAAAATGATCTCACAAACAAAGGAAGTGTACAGTACGAAATAACATAAAAGTAGACCCATTCCATTTTTTTTTCATTTTTCGAGCCCGGAGGCTAAAGAAAAAGTGATAAAAAAAGTGATGAAAAGTTTTCTATTTTTATAGCAAGTTTCCTAGTTAGAATTGATATTGTTCGTACCTATCGAACAATCTAATATGAATAACTCGCTATTCGCTCGGGGTATCGGCCATAATAATTATGTAGGAGAGATGGCCGAGTGGTTCAAGGCGTAGCATTGGAACTGCTATGTAGACTCTTGTTTACCGAGGGTTCGAATCCCTCTCTTTCCGCACCTTCACCTAATTCGCCGATGTAACTGACTACAATGTATCAAATCAAATAAGAACATATACTAAAGAATTAGACCCTTCTTTAGTATAGATTCTCTATTCCCAATTCCTTTTTAATATGGAATACGTAAAATAGCATACAGGGGATGAAAATCTCCTTACGTATCTATCATACATGAATAGGAGAAAAATCTCCGAATCAAACCCATTCCCCTGTCTTCCTTTACTTAACCTTAACTCAGGTGAAAAGGGGGCAGAACCCTTGTTTTGTTATTTTAGTTAGGTTTAAGTCTGACGAGAATAATATTCTACGACAAGCAATTCATTTATTTTCAAACCAACCCATTTCCTATCTATTATTTGATTGACTAATCCTTTATATTGTAATGTGTGAAAGGTCAAATGTTTTGGTAATTCCTCATTGGTGGATGAATCAAGATAATTTTGAATCAGAGTTCTAGATTTTTGTTCATCCCTCGCTGAAATAATATCTCGGGGTTTGCAGCGATAACTTGGTATATCTACTGTACGCCCATTAACTAAAATATGTCTATGGTTAACTAATTGACGGGCTTGAGGAATAGTCGAAGCCATACCCAATCGAAAAAGGATGTTATCCAACCGCATTTCAAGTAATTGTAGTAAAACCTGACCTGTTGACCCTTTGGCTTTTCTGGCAATACGAACGTATTTAAGTAATTGTCGTTCTGTAAGGCCATAATGAAAACGCAATTTTTGTTTTTCTTCTAAACGAATACGGTATTGAGATTTTTTACCGGGGCGCGATTGGTTTCTAAGATCGCTTCCGGCTCTAGGCCTTTTACTA from Gossypium raimondii chloroplast, complete genome encodes the following:
- the rps4 gene encoding ribosomal protein S4; the protein is MSRYRGPRFKKIRRLGALPGLTSKRPRAGSDLRNQSRPGKKSQYRIRLEEKQKLRFHYGLTERQLLKYVRIARKAKGSTGQVLLQLLEMRLDNILFRLGMASTIPQARQLVNHRHILVNGRTVDIPSYRCKPRDIISARDEQKSRTLIQNYLDSSTNEELPKHLTFHTLQYKGLVNQIIDRKWVGLKINELLVVEYYSRQT